CATGGCCAAGTACATTCTGAAATCTCTCATGCATATTGTGTTCTTTTTTGCCAGGAACTCGACAAAGAACTCCCAGTGTTACAACCTTACTTTGTTCGAGCCCCAGAAGATGCTGGGCAGACAGGAGCTGGAATGCGGGTCACGTGGCTGGGACACGCCACCGTTCTGGTGGAAATGGATGAACTCGTATTTCTCACTGACCCAATCTTCAGCCAGAGAGCTTCCCCCATTCAGCTCCTGGGCCCCAAGCGCTTCCGAGGCCCTCCGTGCACGGTGGCGCAGCTGCCCAGGATAGACGCGGTGCTGATCAGCCACACCCACTACGATCACCTGGACTACAACAGCGTGGCCAGCCTCAACGAGCGCTTCGGGAGCGAGCTGCGCTGGTTCGTGCCCCTGgggctcctgccctggatgCAGAGGTGCGGCTGCGAGAATGTCATCGAACTGGATTGGTGGGAGGAGAACTGCGTCCCTGGTCACGATGCGGTCACTTTTGTCTTCACTCCTTCCCAGCATTGGTGCAAAAGGACTGTGACAGATGATAACAAGGTTCTCTGGGGCAGCTGGTCTGTCTTGGGACCTTGGAACAGGTTTTTCTTCGCAGGAGATACTGgatattgttttgcttttgaacAAATAGGTAAAAGGTTTGGACCTTTTGATCTTGCAGCCATCCCCATTGGAGCTTATGAGCCAAGGTAAGAAAATCAGAGTTTGAGCAGTATACGTAAATGAAATGACGTACTGATGACAAAAATACACCCAGAAGTTAAAACTATAGCTGTACTTTTAATAAAGTTTTTGGAGAGTTTTTTCTTCAGACTTAAGGACAGCAAGGATGAATCAGCAGTCTTTCTTCCCTTTAAAATGTTGATTAAAAATCTGGAATTACTCTgtgcctttttttctgaaacagcaTAATTTTATCCAGCCCATTCCAGTTTATGTcatttgctgcatttttctcttgcttcagTGTTTACCCTGGTTTTGCAACTTATCTGGAGACAAGGATGACTTGGTTATAGAGTGTGAAAAATCTGTTTGCTCAAGAGagaacttttttccttttggagaaAACATTTAGATGATAGTACTCATATGATGCTGGAAGGAAAGAATGTAtggacagagaaaaaaagatgggAATCTAAATAGCATGGTAAAAAATTCTGTATCTTTCAAGAATTGCCAAGTTCTCTCTTTTGCTTTGCCTATTCCCATGGGCTATTTCTGAAGCACACTCTTTTTAGTGTGCACCAAATTTTTTCAGAGATGGATTTCAAGTTTTGGCCTTAATTCCTCGTATGTCCTTAACCTATTGAAAATAGTGATAAGAAAATATCCTTCAAAAAGAGAGTACAATAAATGAACTGCTGTTTGATGTTATGTTGGTATATGTTAGTTTCCTGATCTTGAATGTTCTGTATGTTGTCCAGGTGTACAtgcttatgatttttttttattaggtGAGCAcatatttctttttgtattttgcaCTGGCAGTAAAGGAGAAATCTTGCACTGGATTAGGTGACAAAAAAAGTGCTTCTTTGTTTTGGTAGGTGGTTTATGAAATACCAGCATGTGGATCCTGAAGAAGCAGTAAGAATCCATATTGATGTTCAAGCAAAGAAGTCTGTAGCAATTCATTGGGGGACCTTTGCTTTAGCAAATGAGGTAAATTGCAACACTAAGCATGAGTTCAGATTTCCAACGACTAGACAGTCATTAGTGAAGCTTTGCTTGTGCAGTTTAACCTGCATATCTGTAAATGTAAACTTAAAATGTGAACTTTATATGAGTGAAAATTTTTACTCTATATACTGCTGTTCAAAACAATGCTTAGCTTTTCATGACCaattacataaaatatttccatggtTAAGAGAGTACAGAGTTATTGAAGCAAATGTGGAGGATTTCTGATATCCAGATGCTGAGGAACATAACAGATGAGGACACATGCAGTATTTTGCAGTGTTATGcagtaataaaaacaaaaactgaGTGGTGCATCACTTGGAGATAGTAAGAACTGCATGCCAGTAGGTCAAACAGTATTTATTAATTATGTCTGTCTAGTAAATAtataaacagtatttttaataGTTGATTCAAAGTTAAAGCCAGAAAGGATGTGAAAAAATTGAGTTAttgtgtttttttatttttaaggtgtTTTATTCCCTTCTACACCCCACCCAAGCCCACAGATCTAATAAGAAGGTTACCCAGATACTTTCACAGCAACTGAAAGTGCAGTGAATAGAAAGTatctgcatttgttttgataCTGTCTGGTAGCTgtttttcagctttgtttttGCATCAGTTGCACCACTTTATCTCCTAATTCATTCCTGATAGTGTGATCACCTGATCTGTCAAATGGTGTCCCGTCTAAGCTccgtccctgctgctgtgcagctccGTGGCAGAGCGTGGAGGGAACACAGGATGCGATGGGTGGATAGAACATTTCCTGTCCGCAGTGTTTCCAATAAACTGTGTTACTGTGCCCGCAGTACAAGAGTTACTGTGTATTTAGGAGCACAAATACAGAGGATTACTCCTTTGGGCAATGTAACAAATACGGGCGGTAACGAGGGGGGAGCGTTCGGACGGGAGCGCTGCCAGCGCGGGGTGCGGAGCGGGCAAAGCGCCGGCTGCTGGCGGCAGCGCTTCCAACCGAGGGATCTATTCCTGCCTTAAGGCACCGAGTGCGGGCTCACAAGTCGAGCCTTGCTACTTACTCTGCAGCTGTAAGTCAGGGTTCTTATATTCCAAAAATCTAAAATGAACCCAAACATTTTAATTTGATAAATATCCTTCTCCTCCACCcgttttttagatttttttttcccttcaaaaaaaTGTTGCAGTGGTATCTTTTCCCTCAtattattctcatttttttcagtattacTTGGATCCTCCAGTTAAATTGAATGAAGCTCTTGAAAGATACGGCTTGAAAAAAGATGACTTCTTTATCTTACGCCATGGAGAGTCACGGAATTTGAATACAAATGACCGgtttgaaaactgaaacagtGTCAGTCCTTGTAAGCCCTGTTTGATTTGAACTAATGGAACAATACTAACAGAATGTACACAATAGTTTTTTGAGATTGAATTGGATTTTTAAATGCCAGGTTTCTCAGTTTCAGAACTAAAGCTTGCATACCAATTTCATGACAAACTTTATTAGTTATTTGTTTATAAATTTAGAGAGGTGATCCAAAAGTGATTTATATATTAAGTGTTGTCTGGGAATAATTTGCTCTCATGTACACCACTGataaaaaatttgtttttaaactctTCATTTCACCTGCTGCAGCAATAATAACTTCAGCACAGAACATATTCTTAGGATTAATGGCTGACTTGAATTATTCATTGTTAGACTGTCCTCTCCCACTTGTTAGTCTTCAGGTTATGCCCTGTACCTTGATGTACAAGCTTCATACAGCTTCACTGTATGTTTTGTGGGGTGAAGTCTTCCAATACAGCTGTGTTGTTTAAGCACAAGCATGGTAAAATTGTTTCACTCTTCATTTTCATGTATTAATGAACCAcaaaagctgaattttacatCAAAGAAATGTGCCTTTTAAAGAAAGAGATAATTTAATATTGCATCACGGATGTGTAAAACTAACTGCTGGCCAGAATACCTGCACACTTTTATTGTTTTGTCTATGTTTTTATGTTAGGTCTGAATGCGTCATTTGCAGCACATGAAGTGGAAAAACCTCTTGATGTCGCTTGTCCTTGCATTAACTCAGCCTTTTTCTaagtaccttttttttttctccccagtagAAAATCTTAAGCAAGGGCTGTGGTATTTTTTCTAATAGCTTCCCTATAATTTTAAAGTTGAATGAGATTACAACATTGTTCAGTGTTATAAAACTTGGCCAAATGTGTCTGTATCAAATTGTCTTGCTCATTTACAGAATTAAAGCCTATTGTTGCCAATAAAAAGGGTTGTTATTCTCCTTCATAATTTCATTGGCAAATCGTGTTTTGTTTATGATTTCTTTTGGTCTGTGGGATATGTGGGTTggtttgggtggggttttttttgctattgctgtacattttattttcatatccC
This region of Ammospiza caudacuta isolate bAmmCau1 chromosome 5, bAmmCau1.pri, whole genome shotgun sequence genomic DNA includes:
- the NAPEPLD gene encoding N-acyl-phosphatidylethanolamine-hydrolyzing phospholipase D isoform X2, whose translation is MAGRRALWSYSVQLVALPSAAGWSGGTPQPFNSSYRRPTEPPPWKGWSGTMEEEEKEEKGDETLQGRQQQPRSSPEKGMDKNTDEEQPSTSCNQYPKEAVKRRQNSGRGSGGSDLSRTFRKSFRLDYRLEEDVTKSKRGKDGRFVNPWPTWKSPTLPNILKWSFMEKNNSNVPRSKQELDKELPVLQPYFVRAPEDAGQTGAGMRVTWLGHATVLVEMDELVFLTDPIFSQRASPIQLLGPKRFRGPPCTVAQLPRIDAVLISHTHYDHLDYNSVASLNERFGSELRWFVPLGLLPWMQRCGCENVIELDWWEENCVPGHDAVTFVFTPSQHWCKRTVTDDNKVLWGSWSVLGPWNRFFFAGDTGYCFAFEQIGKRFGPFDLAAIPIGAYEPRWFMKYQHVDPEEAVRIHIDVQAKKSVAIHWGTFALANEYYLDPPVKLNEALERYGLKKDDFFILRHGESRNLNTNDRFEN
- the NAPEPLD gene encoding N-acyl-phosphatidylethanolamine-hydrolyzing phospholipase D isoform X3 codes for the protein MWGERAEPLRERWGRSPEKGMDKNTDEEQPSTSCNQYPKEAVKRRQNSGRGSGGSDLSRTFRKSFRLDYRLEEDVTKSKRGKDGRFVNPWPTWKSPTLPNILKWSFMEKNNSNVPRSKQELDKELPVLQPYFVRAPEDAGQTGAGMRVTWLGHATVLVEMDELVFLTDPIFSQRASPIQLLGPKRFRGPPCTVAQLPRIDAVLISHTHYDHLDYNSVASLNERFGSELRWFVPLGLLPWMQRCGCENVIELDWWEENCVPGHDAVTFVFTPSQHWCKRTVTDDNKVLWGSWSVLGPWNRFFFAGDTGYCFAFEQIGKRFGPFDLAAIPIGAYEPRWFMKYQHVDPEEAVRIHIDVQAKKSVAIHWGTFALANEYYLDPPVKLNEALERYGLKKDDFFILRHGESRNLNTNDRFEN
- the NAPEPLD gene encoding N-acyl-phosphatidylethanolamine-hydrolyzing phospholipase D isoform X1 — protein: MCYILLACNILVFSSCARKGWFGFEQPATVPKQINLAKLFRRESWALPADTVKTLLPSYPCCEKQNFIRGVSEKWGVKESLPRVTSSVRPVTVLGAGSPTACSPEKGMDKNTDEEQPSTSCNQYPKEAVKRRQNSGRGSGGSDLSRTFRKSFRLDYRLEEDVTKSKRGKDGRFVNPWPTWKSPTLPNILKWSFMEKNNSNVPRSKQELDKELPVLQPYFVRAPEDAGQTGAGMRVTWLGHATVLVEMDELVFLTDPIFSQRASPIQLLGPKRFRGPPCTVAQLPRIDAVLISHTHYDHLDYNSVASLNERFGSELRWFVPLGLLPWMQRCGCENVIELDWWEENCVPGHDAVTFVFTPSQHWCKRTVTDDNKVLWGSWSVLGPWNRFFFAGDTGYCFAFEQIGKRFGPFDLAAIPIGAYEPRWFMKYQHVDPEEAVRIHIDVQAKKSVAIHWGTFALANEYYLDPPVKLNEALERYGLKKDDFFILRHGESRNLNTNDRFEN
- the NAPEPLD gene encoding N-acyl-phosphatidylethanolamine-hydrolyzing phospholipase D isoform X4, with translation MDKNTDEEQPSTSCNQYPKEAVKRRQNSGRGSGGSDLSRTFRKSFRLDYRLEEDVTKSKRGKDGRFVNPWPTWKSPTLPNILKWSFMEKNNSNVPRSKQELDKELPVLQPYFVRAPEDAGQTGAGMRVTWLGHATVLVEMDELVFLTDPIFSQRASPIQLLGPKRFRGPPCTVAQLPRIDAVLISHTHYDHLDYNSVASLNERFGSELRWFVPLGLLPWMQRCGCENVIELDWWEENCVPGHDAVTFVFTPSQHWCKRTVTDDNKVLWGSWSVLGPWNRFFFAGDTGYCFAFEQIGKRFGPFDLAAIPIGAYEPRWFMKYQHVDPEEAVRIHIDVQAKKSVAIHWGTFALANEYYLDPPVKLNEALERYGLKKDDFFILRHGESRNLNTNDRFEN